The nucleotide window CCCCACCTCCCGCTCGGATCGGCACCCCCGCCCGGTGGGAGGAATGGTCAAAAAGCCAGAAGCTCGGCCGCGTCACACTCCGGCCGAGCTTCTGGCTTTTGTCTTTGACTCTTCCCCCCACCGGGGTGGGGCCCCACAACTACGGGAGGGGGCAGGGGCGGAGGGGTGGGTGTGTGGACGTAAAGCGAAGCAGTCCACACACCCACCCCGGAGCCCCTGCCCCCGCCACCACCAACACAGCCACCGGGCCCCACCCCACAACCCACCCCTTCCGCTCCCGCCGAAGGCGGGAAAAAACCCACAGAAACAAGAACGGCGGATCACCCGGCAACGTGGGAAGCAATCAGCCGTGCGCAATGGGCCGGATCATCGCAGCTGGTGTCGACCTCGAGGTCGTAGTGGACGCCCTGGTGGACCAGTGCGGCCTGGGTGGCGGCCATGCCCACCACCCGGTCGCCGCGGGCGAGTTCGCGGGCGGCCGCGGTGGCGGGGTCGCAGTGCACGCCGACCCACAGGACCGTCAGGCCGTCCAGTGCCCGGCGCCAGCGGTCCTGTCCCGCGCCGCCGCTCAGGAGGACCTCGTCGAGGATGATGCCGGTGCCGGCGCGGGCCATCGCCGCGATGCCGTGCAGCCAGCCGGTCTCCAGTGCGCGGAACGCGGGCCCGACCGAGACCGTGCCGTCGGGCGCGAGCACCAGCCCGTCCGGGGAGGTCATCAGTGCGGGCGGCAGCGCGGCGACGAAGGTGTCGACGCCGAGGGTCAGCCAGGGGCGGGGGAGGGTCTCCTGGAGGGCCCGGGCCAGGGTGGAAGTGCCCGCGCTGGAGCCGCCGTTCAGGACGATCACATCGGTGGTCATCGCGGCACCGTACGCGCTCAGCGGGCGGATGTCCTGTGGAATACGAGCAGGCCCCCGGCGGAGCCGAGCAGGACGTAGGTGGAGCGGGGATGGCGGGCCATGGCGTCCGCCAGGGCCTGGTGCGGGGTGCGGTCGGCGGGCAGCTGGACGGCGACGTAGTCGGGTGCCAGGCCACCGGTGTCACCGGTCCAGAAGACCCGGGTGCGGCCGGTGAGCCGGCTCAGCGGCCGGATGTCGGACTCCACGCTCGCACCGTCGGGTATCCGCGCCAGCAGCTTCTCGGCGGCGACGGCGTCCGGCGAGGTGCGGTAGGTGGCGGCCTCGGTGAGGCGGGCCAGCGGCAGAGTGGTGGTGAGCGCCAGGGCCGCGGCCAGTACGGCGGCCGGCAGATGGTGGGCGTAGGAGCGCAGCCGGGGGCGGGTGGAGACCCGGATCCGCGGCAGCGCGTCGACCAGCGCCAGGAAGACCACCGGCATCAGCACGGCGCTGTAGTGCCAGTCGGTGCCCCAGTAGTGCGGCTCGTGCGACAGGAACCGCCAGCCCAGGGTGGGCAGCGCGACCAGCAGCAGCGGGGAGCGCAGCGCGAGCAGGCCCGTGGTGGGCAGCAGGACCCACAGGGTGGTGCGGACGGCGGTGGCCAGGGGTATCGTCGCGCCGCCGCCCTCGGCGCCGAACTTGCTCCAGTAGTCGTAGGAGCCGGAGCCGTTGAAGCCGGGTATCAGCACGCCGAGGGTGACGGCGGTGGCGCTGAGGCCGAAGGCGACCAGCCCGATGGCCAGCGGGCTCGCCCGCCGGGTCCGTAGCAGTGCGAGCGCGCCGATGGTGGCCGCGGTCACCCCGAGGTCCTCCTTGACCAGCACCAGCGGCGCGGCCCAGCACACCACCGCGGTCCACCGCCCGCGCAGCACCGCCTCGAGCGCGAAGGCGATCAGCGGCAGCGCGAAGGCGATCTCGTGGAAGTCGAAGTCGACGGCCTTCTGCATGCCCCACGACAGCCCGTACGCGACGCCGATGGCCAGGCCCGGGAGGCGGCCCAGGGAACGGGCGGCGGCGCGGGTGACCGGAAGCACGGACAGCGCGAACAGCGCGGCCTGCGCGATCAGCAGGGTCAGCGACGAAGGGAACAGCCGGTAGACGGGGGCGAGTACGACCAGGACGGGGCTGAAGTGGTCCCCGAGGATGTTGGTGCCCGGCCCCTTGAGGTCGACGATCGGCGCCCCGAAGTGGGCGTAGCCCCGTATCGCCTGCTCGAAGATGCCCACGTCCCAGGAGGAGGTGGACAGGGTGCGGAAGCGCCAGAACGCCAGTACCGCGTAGGTGAGGAAGAAGAAGCCGGCGGTCCAGTACGGGTCGAGACGCGGGCGGCGCAGCGGAGCGGTCCGCGCGCGCAGCCGGTGCGCGGCGCTCCGCAGCCGGTCCCGCGGCCCCCGCGGTCCGCCGCCGTCACCGGCGGTCGCGACCAGCGGCCCGTCCGGCGACTCCGCCCGCTGCGGCGGTACGACGACACCGGTCCGGGCCTCGCCCCCCGGAATCCGACCCGGGGCATCCCCAGCCGTTGCTGCGGCCGTGTTCATGCGGACCCTCACTCTCCCCCAGCTCGAAAAGATACTCGAACCCACGCCCTGCCCCCGCCCGGCCGTGAGCCCCTGCGCAACCGCCGCCCCGGGTGCCAGTGACTCAGACGCGGGGGTGGGCGGGTCCGTTCCCGGGGGTGGCCGTGCCCGGCAGGGGGTGGGGGCGGTGCGCGGCGAGAAACCCACCCCGCCCCAGATCGTTGCCCGAAGCAGTGGCTCAGGCCACGCCGACTCCATAGCATCGATCCACCAAGGTCGAGACTTCGTCGCACGATCTGCCGGGAGGCCATGTGTTCCGCCGTAGGACAGCGCTCTCCGTATCCGCCACCGCCGCGCTGCTGGTCGCGGCTCCGCTGCTCGCCGCTTGTGGTGACGCCGCGCATCCGGGTGCCGCGGCCATCGTGGACGGGAAGCGGATCACCGTCTCGCAGTTGCAGGCGAAGGTGAAGGACGTGCGCGCCGCCCAGGCCGAGACCTCGCAGGGCGGTCAGCTCGTCATGAACACCGGCCGGCTGAGCCTGGCCACCCTCAACGGCATGATCTTCGACGAGGTGCTGGCGCGCAGCGCGAAGGACGCCGGGGTGACGGTCAGCCGCGGGGACGTCCAGCGGTGGCGGGCCGGGGCCGAGCGGCAGGCCGGTGGTGCGGGGCGGCTGCGGGCGATGTGGCTCCAGCAGGGCATCGCGCCCGACGAGATCGACGGCATGGTCCGCAACCAGCTGCTGCTCGACGGCGTCGCCAAGCACCTCGGCGCGGACCGGGGCAAGCCGCAGGGCCAGCAGCAGCTCGCCCGGGCGCTGGCCAAGACCTCCCGCTCCATGGGGATCGACGTCAATCCGCGGTTCGGCAAGTGGGACGACCAGCAGGTCATCCTCGGTGAGACCAAGGACCCGTGGATCACCCCGGCGTCCGCCAAGGAGCAGGCCTGACCGGAGGGCGTACGGCGGGGTCCGCGGCGGTGGCCGGGGCCTTCGGCGGGCGGGGCCGGGCGTTGTCGGTGGGGTGCGTTACGTTCGAGGCGTGAACGCTGACGCCTCCGCCGCCGACACCGGCGCCGCCGCCCGCCCCGAGGGCTCCGGCACCGGCCGCCTGGTCCTGCTCACCACCAGCCACCGGGTCGCCCCCGGCCTGCTGTCCTGGCCCGCGTGGCAGATCCTGCGCGCGGCCGGGCGGGTGCTGTGCGCCGACCCCGGCCATCCGCAGCTGCCCTATCTGCGGGAGGCCGGCATCGAGGTGGAGATCGCGTCCCCCACCGCCCGTGAGCTGGTCGACCACTGCGTGCACGGTGCGCGTACCGCCGTCGTCCTGACCTCCGCGGAGGGCGAGAGCGCGCTGACCGACGGCCTGGCCCGGCTGGCCGGTTCCGGCCGCGAGACCATGCCCGACCTGGAGCTGCTGCCCGGCTCCTACGACCTGCCGGGCGCCCGCCTCCTCGATCTCGTCCAGGTCATGGACCGGATCCGTGCCGAGTGCCCGTGGAGCAGCATCCGTACCCACCAGGACCTCGCCAAGTACGGCCTGGAGGAGGCGTACGAGATGGTCGAGGCCATCGAGTCGGGCGACCGCGCGGAGCTGCGCGAGGAGCTGGGGGATGTGCTCCTCCAAGTCGTCTTCCACGCCCGGATCGCCCAGGACGATCCCGACGAGCCGTTCTCCGTCGACGATGTCGCGGGCACCATCGTGGAGAAGCTGATCCACCGCCACCCCCATGTCTTCGGGGAGGAGGCCGCGGCGACCCCGGAGGACGTGCGGGCGCACTGGATGCGGACGAAGGCCGAGGAGAAGCAGCGGGAGTCGGTGACCGAGGGCATTCCGCTGGCCCAGCCCGGTCTCGCCCTCGCGGCGAAGCTCGCCTCGCGGGTGCGGTCGGCGGGGCTCGAGGTCGCCGTGCCGTCCGGCCGGGGCGTCGGCTACGAACTGCTGGCGATGGCGATACGGGCCGAGGCGGACGGGGTCGACCCCGAGGCGGCGCTGCGGGCGGCCGCCCGGGCCTACCGGGACGCGGTGCTGGCCGCGGAGGGCGGCACCGCGTGAGGACCGTCAGCCGCCGCTGAGCCGGGGGGCGCGGCGCCGCAGCAGATCCGCGGCCCAGACCAGCACCGTCGCCGCCGCGAGCGACGCGCCCAGGGCGCACACCCCGCTCCAGCCCGCCGTGCCCCAGACCACCGAGGTCAGCGCGGAGCCCGCCGCACCGCCGGCGAAGTAGCTGGTCATGTAGGCGGAGTTGAGGCGGTTGCGCGCCTCGGGCCGGACCCCGTAGACGAGGTTTTGGTTGCTGATGTGCACCGCCTGGACGGACAGGTCCAGCACGATCACCCCGGCCAGCAGCGCCGCCAGTGACCAGCCGCCGCCCGACCCGCCGGCCGCCAGCAGGCCCCAGGACCCGAGCAGCAAGAACGCCCCGGCGCCGGTGACGTGGTGCACCAGACCGCGGTCCGCCAGCCGCCCGGCGGCCGACGCGGACAGCGAACCGGCCGCGCCCACCAGCCCCAGCAGCCCGATGGCCGACTCCTGCCAGCCGTACGACGGACCGGACATCAAGAACGCCAGCGCCGTCCACAGCACGCTGAACCCCGCGAAGGTCAGCGCCCCGAGCGCCGCCCGCCGGCGCAGCACCGGCTCCTGGGCGAACAGCGCCAGCATGGAGCGCAGCAGCGCCGGATACCGCAGCCCGACGGGGGTGCGCAGCGCGGGCAGCTTGAGCCGCAGCAGCACCGCCATGATCAGCATCAGCGCCGCATTGACCCAGTACACGGTGCGCCAGCCGCCCACGTCGGCCAGCAGCCCGGCGGCCGTGCGGGCCAGCAGGATGCCCAGCAGCAGCCCGGTCATGACGGTGCCGACGGTCCGGCCGCGGTCGGCGGGGGCCGCGAGGGTCGCCGCGTAGGGCACCACGACCTGGGCGGCGACCGAGGTCAGCCCGGTCAGCGCGGTACCGGTCAGCAGCAGGGCGGCGTTCGGGGCGCTCGCCGTGACGGTGAGGAAGACGGCGGTGGCCGCGGTCAGGGTGACGGCCAGCCGGCGCCGTTCCAGCAGATCGCCGAGGGGCACGAGCAGCAACAGCCCGAGCCCGAAGCCGAGCTGGGCGACGGTGACCACCAGCGCGGCGGTGGATGCGGACAGCTGGAGGTCCTGGCCGATGACGTTCAGCAGCGGCTGGGCGAAGTAGTTGCCGGCGACGGACAGGCCGGTGGCGACCGACATCAGCAGCAGCGTGCCGCGCCCCAACCCCGGTCCGGTCGCCGCGGCATCCCCGGCGACCGGCTCTGTGATGTGCGCGGTCTCCACGCTTGACCTCCCCTGTGTCGCCCGCCACCGGGACGGCTGCGGGCACTTCCACCCTCGGTGACGAAAATCAATGAGTCCAACACATTGTTTTCATGGGATCCATCGTGAAATGAGATGGATGTCGCTTAAAGTCGGTAAGCGTGGAACTGCACCAGATGCGCTATGTGGTGGCCGTGGCCGAGACCGGCGGGTTCACCCGCGCCGCCGAGCGCTGCCGTGTGGTGCAGTCCGCGCTCAGTCATCAGATCGCCCGGCTGGAGAAGGAGCTCGGCGCCCGGCTCTTCGACCGGACCAGCCGCAGCGTCCGGCTGACCGCCGCCGGTGAGGCCTTCCTCCCCGTCGCCCGGCAGACACTGCAGTCGGCCGAGCGGGCCCGCGCCGAGGTAGCGGCGGCCACCGGTGAGGTACGCGGCCGGCTGGCGGTGGGGGCGATCTCCACCGTCGGGGCTGTCGACCTCGCCCGTGAGCTGGGCGATTTCCATGCCCGGTATCCACAGGTGCAGATCAGCCTACTGATGGACATGACCGAACCACTCGTGGAGAAGGTGCGCGAGGGTGCGCTGGACGTCGCCTTCATCGGGATGGTGCCCACCGCGCGCACCACCGGCGTACGGGAGAAGGAGCTGGCACGCGGCGAACTCGTCGCGGTGGTGCCGCCGGATCACCCGCTGGCCGGGCGGGAGTGGACCACACTGGCGCGGGTGGCGCGGGAGAACTTCGTGGACTACATGGCGGGGTCGGCGGCCCGCCGGCAGCGCGACGACGCGTTCCGTGCGGCGGGACTGGACTCCGAGGTGGCGTTCGAGGTGACCTCGGTCGAGCTCCTGGCGCAGCTGGTGCGCTCCGGCCTGGGCATCGGCATGGTCCCCCAGCCCACTGCCTCCGGGCTGCCCGGCCTCCGCACCGTGCGGGTCCGGCCGGCGCCCGAGCGGACCGAGCGGGTGGTGTGGAGCGCCCGGGGGCCCTCGCCGGCGGCGCTGGCGTTCCTGTCGGCGCTGGGAGTGGATCCGGCGTAGCGGACGGGCTCGCGGGGCCCCGGCGGGTGCGCGGGCGCGCCGTGGTGCGCCCACCGGTTACGGTCGGAAGGTGCCCCATGAGCCCCACCAGCCCCATCCCACCGCCGACGCCCACGCCGGCGCACCCGGTGACGCCCCCGCCGGCTGCCCCGCCGCAGCGGCCGCCGGGACGGCCGCCGAGACCGCCCCCGAGCTGTTCACCTGGGAGTTCGCCGCCGATCCGTACCCGGCGTACGCCTGGCTGCGGGAGCATGCGCCGGTGCACCGGACCCGGCTGCCCAGCGGCGTCGAGGCGTGGCTGGTGACCCGCTATACCGAGGCGCGCCAGGCGCTGGCGGACGGCCGGCTGTCCAAGAACCCGGTCCACCACAGCGAGACCGCGCACGGCAAGGGCAAGGTCGGCATCCCGGGGGAGCGCAGCGCCAACCTGATGACGCATCTGCTCAACATCGACCCCCCGGACCACACCCGGCTGCGCCGGCTGGTCTCCAAGGCGTTCACCCCGCGCCGGGTCGCCGCCTTCGCCCCGCGCGTCCAGGAGCTGACCGACCGGCTCATCGACGACTTCGCGGGGCGCGGCGAGGCCGATCTGATCCATGAGTTCGCGTTCCCGCTGCCCATCTACGCGATCTGCGATCTGCTGGGCGTCCCGCGCGAGGACCAGGACGACTTCCGCGACTGGGCGGGCATGATGATCCGGCACGGCGGGGGACCGCGCGGCGGCGTCGCCCGTTCCGTGAAGAAGATGCGCGGCTATCTCGCCGAGCTGATCCACCGCAAGCGCGAGACCCTCGGGGCCACCGCCGAGCCCGGCGAGGACCTGATCTCCGCCCTGATCCGGGCCTCCGACCACGGCGAGCACCTCACCGAGAACGAGGTCGCCGCGATGGCGTTCATCCTGCTCTTCGCCGGCTTCGAGACCACCGTCAACCTCATCGGCAACGGCACCTACGCGCTGCTGCGCCACCCCGCCCAGCGCGAGCTGCTGCAGAAGTCGGTCGAGGCCGGCGACCGCGACCTGCTCACCACCGGCATCGAGGAACTGCTCCGCTACGACGGCCCCGTGGAGCTGGCGACCTGGCGGTTCGCGACCCAGGAGCTGACGCTGGGCGGGCAGCGGATCGCCGCGGGGGACCCGGTCCTGGTGGTGCTGGCCGCCGCCGACCGTGACCCGGCGCGCTTCGAGGAGCCGGACGTGCTCGACCTGACCCGGCGGGACAACCAGCATCTGGGATACGGGCACGGCATCCATTACTGCCTGGGCGCTCCGCTGGCCCGGCTGGAGGGAGAGACCGCGCTGGCGACACTGCTGACCCGGCTCCCGGACCTCCGTCTCGCCGCGGAACCCGACGCGCTGCGCTGGCGCGGCGGGCTCATCATGCGCGGACTGCGGTCGCTCCCGGTGAAGTTCACACCCGAGCGCCCCTGACCAGCGGCAAGGCCATATTTGACAGCGCGTCAGCCGCGTGACCATTGCGTGATCTGCGCTACACCGACTTGTGACTACCCGTGACCCCGGCTACCTTTCGACCGACGATCGACGGGCTTCATTCGATCGGCCGAAGCGGGGGAGCGGTGAACCGGTGTATTGGTGCTGCCCTGCCCGCCCCGGCCGGAAGTCCGTCGGACAGCTCGTCCGACAACTCCACCGCGCGAAAGGCATCCGCATGCGTTCCGGGAACGGCCGACACCGTCGCCCCCGTCAGGCACCGGCCATCTTTGTCACCGCGGGAGTGACCGGCGCCGGCATCGCCCTGCCGCTGCTCGGCGCGAGCGGTGCCCACGCCGCCGACACCACGACCTGGGACAAGGTCGCCCAGTGCGAGAGCGGCGGGGAGTGGAGCGCGGCCGCGGGCAACGGCTACTACGGCGGCCTGCAGCTGACCCAGGAGATGTGGGACAACTACGGCGGCTCCGCCTACGCCTCACGCCCCGACCTCGCCAGCCGCGCCCAGCAGATCGTGGTGGCCCAGTCGATCCTCGACCGCCGCGGCCCGGAGGTGTGGACCAGCTGTGCGGCGGACGCCGGGCTGGCCCGGGACGGCCGCGCGCCGGAGGTCAACCCCGGCAGCACCGGCACCCCGGCGCCCGACCCGTCCGACGACGGGGACGCCACCGACCCCTGGGGCTCGTCCGGCATGCACGACGGCTCGGAGGCCACGGGCGGGCAGGACGAGCCGGGCGGCGACACGGGCACCGGACCGTCCGACGAGCCGACGCGGTCGACGCCCTCGCCCGACGCCCCGGACTCCGGCCGCGGCGGCGACCCGTCCGGCACGCCCGACCCGTCCGGCTCCGCGACGCCCGGCGACGGACAGAAGGACCCCTCGCCGTCCGCCGACCCGTCCGACGCCGGCAGCCGCCCGGACACCACCGGCACGCCGCGGGAGAAGCCCGCCCAGGGCAGGCACCGCGGAGGTGCGGACCACAAGGGCGGCGACGGCAGCCAGGACGGCCGGAACGGTCAGGACAGCCGGAACAGTGGGGACAGCTGGAACAGTGGGGACGGCCAGGGTGACGGCGGCGGCAGGGCCTCGCGCGGCGGTGACGCGCACCGTTCGGGCCCGGCGGCCGACGGCGACTACACCGTGCGCCCGGGTGACAGCCTGTCAGCCATCGCCACGGCCCACCGGCTGGCCGGCGGCTGGACCGCCCTCTACGACCGCAACGAGGGCGTCATCGGCTCCGACGCGGACCTGATCCAGCCGGGCCAGGTGCTCGATCTCGGGCAGAACGCAGGCTAGTTCGTCCCCCTTTGCCCCCTTTGGTGAAAGTGAGACAAGGGTCTCGTTGACCTCAGGGGGCCCGGGACCGTCCGGCCCCGGCGTACCGCGCCCCACCTGCGGAGATGTGACCCAGTCGTGATCGAAATCGGTCAACTTGGCGCAGATGGTGGGGTTTGAACACCACGGGGGTTGCTGCTTAACGTCAGGACCGCTCGCCAAAGCGGGCCCTCCGGTCACACGCCGAATCCTGCCGGTGATCGGGGGCAGTTGACGCGCAAGCGCCGTAGGCAGGAGCGGGGGAACCAAGGTAAGTGCCGGCCCCGCCCGTGAAAGCGGGCGACCGGCTTGGGGTGAAGCCACGTGCGATGCGCACACGGCCGGGCCACTCACAGCCCGAACCCGACAGCTCACCTCGCAGGCGTCGGTGAGGAAACGAACGAACCATGCTGATCAACAAAGGCAAGCACAGTCGTCCCTCCAAGGCCGTCCGCGTCGCCACCCTCGCCGGCATAGCCGGTGCGGCCGTGGCCGTCCCGCTGATGGGCGCCACCTCCGCCTCCGCCGCCTCGGTCTCCACCTGGGACAAGGTCGCCCAGTGCGAGTCCGGCGGCAACTGGTCGATCAACACCGGTAACGGCTACTACGGTGGCCTGCAGTTCTCGAACTCCAGCTGGGCCGCCGCCGGCGGTACCCAGTACGCACCGCGCGCCGACCAGGCCTCCAAGAGCCAGCAGATCGCCGCCGCCGAGAAGCTCCTCGCCATCCAGGGCCCGGGCGCCTGGTCCTGCGCCGGTGCCGGCAACCTGACCGCCGGCGGCCCCGCCGCGAACGTCGACACCTCCGGCTCCCAGACCAAGTCCGCCCCGCAGCAGGACTCCGGCAAGACCGAGGCCAAGACCGAGGCCAAGAAGGCCCCGGCCGCGCCCGAGAAGCGTGCCTCGCGCTCCACCGAGCGCAAGTCCCTGGGCCACGGCAACTACACCGTGAAGGCGGGCGACACCCTCGCCAAGATCGCCAAGGCCCACGGCACCAACTGGAAGTCGGTCTACGAGGCCAACAAGTCGGTCATCGGCGGCAACCCGAACCTGATCCTGCCGGGCCAGAAGCTCAACGTCTGAGCCGTTTCCTCACCGGAACTCCTGCCGGCCCGAGCGGCGGGCCCGCTTCCTCCGTGAGACAGCCCCGCCCGGCGCGCCATTCCCCCCAGCGCGCCGCGGCGGGGTTTCTCACACCTCGGGTCGCACCGGGGGAGATCCACTGCCGGCGCAAGCCGCTGACCGGCACCGTTCCGCGGCGTTGGCCGGTGCGCGAACAATGCGGTCAAAGGTCCCGTGAACTGGGCCTTTGGGCTCTTCCTTCCGTAATTCCGTCCCACGGAGCGGGCCAAGGGCAAGCTCACGCGCCCGGGGCCGTTAGGCTCGTGCTGCAGAACTCCAGACACCCACGAAGGAGACAACGTGCCGTCCATCGACGTCGTCGTAGCCCGCGAAATTCTCGACTCGCGAGGTAATCCCACGGTCGAGGTCGAGGTCGGCCTCGACGACGGCAGCACCGGCCGTGCCGCCGTGCCCTCCGGTGCCTCCACCGGCG belongs to Streptomyces sp. NBC_01454 and includes:
- a CDS encoding DUF2079 domain-containing protein; translated protein: MNTAAATAGDAPGRIPGGEARTGVVVPPQRAESPDGPLVATAGDGGGPRGPRDRLRSAAHRLRARTAPLRRPRLDPYWTAGFFFLTYAVLAFWRFRTLSTSSWDVGIFEQAIRGYAHFGAPIVDLKGPGTNILGDHFSPVLVVLAPVYRLFPSSLTLLIAQAALFALSVLPVTRAAARSLGRLPGLAIGVAYGLSWGMQKAVDFDFHEIAFALPLIAFALEAVLRGRWTAVVCWAAPLVLVKEDLGVTAATIGALALLRTRRASPLAIGLVAFGLSATAVTLGVLIPGFNGSGSYDYWSKFGAEGGGATIPLATAVRTTLWVLLPTTGLLALRSPLLLVALPTLGWRFLSHEPHYWGTDWHYSAVLMPVVFLALVDALPRIRVSTRPRLRSYAHHLPAAVLAAALALTTTLPLARLTEAATYRTSPDAVAAEKLLARIPDGASVESDIRPLSRLTGRTRVFWTGDTGGLAPDYVAVQLPADRTPHQALADAMARHPRSTYVLLGSAGGLLVFHRTSAR
- a CDS encoding transglycosylase family protein gives rise to the protein MLINKGKHSRPSKAVRVATLAGIAGAAVAVPLMGATSASAASVSTWDKVAQCESGGNWSINTGNGYYGGLQFSNSSWAAAGGTQYAPRADQASKSQQIAAAEKLLAIQGPGAWSCAGAGNLTAGGPAANVDTSGSQTKSAPQQDSGKTEAKTEAKKAPAAPEKRASRSTERKSLGHGNYTVKAGDTLAKIAKAHGTNWKSVYEANKSVIGGNPNLILPGQKLNV
- a CDS encoding LysR family transcriptional regulator, with protein sequence MELHQMRYVVAVAETGGFTRAAERCRVVQSALSHQIARLEKELGARLFDRTSRSVRLTAAGEAFLPVARQTLQSAERARAEVAAATGEVRGRLAVGAISTVGAVDLARELGDFHARYPQVQISLLMDMTEPLVEKVREGALDVAFIGMVPTARTTGVREKELARGELVAVVPPDHPLAGREWTTLARVARENFVDYMAGSAARRQRDDAFRAAGLDSEVAFEVTSVELLAQLVRSGLGIGMVPQPTASGLPGLRTVRVRPAPERTERVVWSARGPSPAALAFLSALGVDPA
- a CDS encoding transglycosylase family protein, with protein sequence MRSGNGRHRRPRQAPAIFVTAGVTGAGIALPLLGASGAHAADTTTWDKVAQCESGGEWSAAAGNGYYGGLQLTQEMWDNYGGSAYASRPDLASRAQQIVVAQSILDRRGPEVWTSCAADAGLARDGRAPEVNPGSTGTPAPDPSDDGDATDPWGSSGMHDGSEATGGQDEPGGDTGTGPSDEPTRSTPSPDAPDSGRGGDPSGTPDPSGSATPGDGQKDPSPSADPSDAGSRPDTTGTPREKPAQGRHRGGADHKGGDGSQDGRNGQDSRNSGDSWNSGDGQGDGGGRASRGGDAHRSGPAADGDYTVRPGDSLSAIATAHRLAGGWTALYDRNEGVIGSDADLIQPGQVLDLGQNAG
- a CDS encoding SurA N-terminal domain-containing protein, with the translated sequence MFRRRTALSVSATAALLVAAPLLAACGDAAHPGAAAIVDGKRITVSQLQAKVKDVRAAQAETSQGGQLVMNTGRLSLATLNGMIFDEVLARSAKDAGVTVSRGDVQRWRAGAERQAGGAGRLRAMWLQQGIAPDEIDGMVRNQLLLDGVAKHLGADRGKPQGQQQLARALAKTSRSMGIDVNPRFGKWDDQQVILGETKDPWITPASAKEQA
- the cpt gene encoding chloramphenicol phosphotransferase CPT, whose product is MTTDVIVLNGGSSAGTSTLARALQETLPRPWLTLGVDTFVAALPPALMTSPDGLVLAPDGTVSVGPAFRALETGWLHGIAAMARAGTGIILDEVLLSGGAGQDRWRRALDGLTVLWVGVHCDPATAAARELARGDRVVGMAATQAALVHQGVHYDLEVDTSCDDPAHCARLIASHVAG
- a CDS encoding cytochrome P450 family protein, giving the protein MPHEPHQPHPTADAHAGAPGDAPAGCPAAAAAGTAAETAPELFTWEFAADPYPAYAWLREHAPVHRTRLPSGVEAWLVTRYTEARQALADGRLSKNPVHHSETAHGKGKVGIPGERSANLMTHLLNIDPPDHTRLRRLVSKAFTPRRVAAFAPRVQELTDRLIDDFAGRGEADLIHEFAFPLPIYAICDLLGVPREDQDDFRDWAGMMIRHGGGPRGGVARSVKKMRGYLAELIHRKRETLGATAEPGEDLISALIRASDHGEHLTENEVAAMAFILLFAGFETTVNLIGNGTYALLRHPAQRELLQKSVEAGDRDLLTTGIEELLRYDGPVELATWRFATQELTLGGQRIAAGDPVLVVLAAADRDPARFEEPDVLDLTRRDNQHLGYGHGIHYCLGAPLARLEGETALATLLTRLPDLRLAAEPDALRWRGGLIMRGLRSLPVKFTPERP
- a CDS encoding MFS transporter — encoded protein: METAHITEPVAGDAAATGPGLGRGTLLLMSVATGLSVAGNYFAQPLLNVIGQDLQLSASTAALVVTVAQLGFGLGLLLLVPLGDLLERRRLAVTLTAATAVFLTVTASAPNAALLLTGTALTGLTSVAAQVVVPYAATLAAPADRGRTVGTVMTGLLLGILLARTAAGLLADVGGWRTVYWVNAALMLIMAVLLRLKLPALRTPVGLRYPALLRSMLALFAQEPVLRRRAALGALTFAGFSVLWTALAFLMSGPSYGWQESAIGLLGLVGAAGSLSASAAGRLADRGLVHHVTGAGAFLLLGSWGLLAAGGSGGGWSLAALLAGVIVLDLSVQAVHISNQNLVYGVRPEARNRLNSAYMTSYFAGGAAGSALTSVVWGTAGWSGVCALGASLAAATVLVWAADLLRRRAPRLSGG
- a CDS encoding nucleoside triphosphate pyrophosphohydrolase, with product MNADASAADTGAAARPEGSGTGRLVLLTTSHRVAPGLLSWPAWQILRAAGRVLCADPGHPQLPYLREAGIEVEIASPTARELVDHCVHGARTAVVLTSAEGESALTDGLARLAGSGRETMPDLELLPGSYDLPGARLLDLVQVMDRIRAECPWSSIRTHQDLAKYGLEEAYEMVEAIESGDRAELREELGDVLLQVVFHARIAQDDPDEPFSVDDVAGTIVEKLIHRHPHVFGEEAAATPEDVRAHWMRTKAEEKQRESVTEGIPLAQPGLALAAKLASRVRSAGLEVAVPSGRGVGYELLAMAIRAEADGVDPEAALRAAARAYRDAVLAAEGGTA